A window from Bufo bufo chromosome 1, aBufBuf1.1, whole genome shotgun sequence encodes these proteins:
- the IPO8 gene encoding importin-8 isoform X2 encodes MDPNRIIQALRGTIDPKMRLAAETELNQSYKIISFAPTLLQIIVSDEVEFPVRQAAAIYLKNMVTQYWPDREPMVGEIVFPFNIHENDRHQIRENIVEGIIRSPDLVRAQLTLCLRVIIKHDFPGRWTGVVEKIGFYLQSSNSGSWLGSLLCLYQLVKTYEYKKADERTPLIAAMQMFLPRLQQQIVHLLPDPTHYSVLIQKQILKIFYALIQYSLPLQLVNNQMMTQWMGIFSSIADRDVPPETMQVDEDDRPELVWWKCKKWALHIITRLFERYGSPGSVTKEYIEFSEFFLKTYAVGVLQVLLKVLELHRQKQYVAPRVLQQTLNYLNLGVSHAVTWKMLKPSMQSISEEVIFPLMCYKDEDEDLWQDDPYEYIRMKFDVFEDYISPATAAQNFLFTASKKRKEVLPKMMNFCYQILTISSVDPRKIDGALHVLGSLADILLKKSVYKDQMEMFIQNHVFPLFLSELGYIRARCCWVLHSFCTLKFHNELNLRNAVELAKKSLLEDKELPVKVEAAIAMQTLISNQGAAKEYMRPYIRSVMQELLHIVRETENDDLTNVIQKMICEYSQEVAPIAVDMTRHLAEIFVKVLQSEEYEEVEDKTVMALGILHTIDIVLTVVEDHKEVKEQLEGICLQIVGLVLQKHIIEFYEEILSLAYSLTNQTISPQMWQLLGILFEVFQRDCYEYFTDMMPLLHNYITVDTETLLSNPKHLEIIYTMCKKVLMGDAGEDAECHAAKLLEVIILQCKGRGIDQCIPLFVEAVLERLTRGVKSSELRTMCLQVVIASLYYNPPLLLNTLEQIRFPHSSEPITAQFVNQWVNDTDCFLGLHDRKICIIGLSILMELPSRPPSVNAVASVIVPSILLLFLGLRQVCSHRDHPDRRSSSRATKTETEENEEIPSDEEESSSQAMQENAGKEEEEDEDEDWDDEALEETALEAFSTPLDCQEALDEYQLFTDALLSVQSRDPVWYHSLTATLSNDQKKQLQEIYTLSEQRKAGE; translated from the exons CGGCAATCTACCTGAAGAACATGGTGACTCAGTACTGGCCAGACAGGGAACCCATGGTAGGTGAAATCGTATTCCCATTCAACATCCATGAAAATGATCGTCACCAGATCCGGGAAAACATAGTGGAGGGCATCATCCGCTCCCCTGACCTTGTGAG GGCTCAACTGACGCTCTGCTTACGTGTCATCATTAAGCATGACTTCCCTGGGCGCTGGACTGGAGTGGTTGAAAAGATCGGCTTCTATCTGCAGTCATCAAACTCAGGGAGctggctgggcagcttgctgtgtCTCTACCAGCTGGTGAAGACATACGA GTACAAGAAGGCTGATGAGCGGACGCCCCTCATTGCCGCCATGCAGATGTTCCTACCCCGTCTCCAGCAACAGATAGTTCATCTGCTTCCAGATCCCACTCACTACTCTGTACTGATTCAGAAGCAGATCCTAAAGATCTTCTATGCCCTCATTCAG TACTCTCTGCCGCTCCAGCTAGTGAACAATCAGATGATGACTCAATGGATGGGAATATTTAGCAGCATCGCTGATCGGGATGTACCACCG GAAACCATGCAGGTGGATGAAGATGATCGTCCAGAGCTGGTGTGGTGGAAGTGTAAGAAGTGGGCCCTCCATATCATCACGCGCCTTTTCGAGCG gtATGGCAGCCCTGGGAGCGTGACAAAAGAATATATTGAATTCTCTGAATTCTTTCTGAAGACTTACGCTGTTGGGGTTCTGCAG GTTCTTCTGAAAGTCTTAGAACTTCACAGACAGAAGCAGTATGTGGCCCCTCGAGTTCTACAGCAGACCCTAAACTACCTGAATCTAGGTGTCTCTCATGCTGTCACATGGAAGATGCTAAAGCCAAGCATGCAG AGCATTTCCGAGGAAGTTATTTTCCCTCTTATGTGCTATAAAGATGAAGATGAGGACTTGTGGCAGGATGACCCCTATGAGTACATCCGCATGAAGTTTG ATGTGTTTGAAGATTACATATCTCCTGCTACAGCAGCTCAGAATTTTCTCTTTACGGCCTCCAAGAAGAGGAAAGAG GTCCTCCCAAAGATGATGAACTTCTGCTACCAGATCCTCACCATATCCTCTGTAGACCCTCGTAAAATAGATGGGGCTTTACATGTTTTGGGGTCCTTAGCAGACATTTTATTGAAG AAATCTGTCTACAAGGATCAGATGGAAATGTTCATTCAGAATCATGTTTTTCCCCTGTTTTTGTCAGAGCTGGGCTATATCCGAGCACGG TGTTGTTGGGTGCTTCACTCATTCTGTACACTAAAATTTCACAACGAGCTGAACCTCAGAAATGCTGTAGAGCTGGCCAAGAAAAGCCTGCTAGAGGATAAGGAGCTGCCGGTGAAAGTCGAGGCCGCCATCGCCATGCAGACATTAATAAGCAACCAAGGTGCAG CTAAAGAGTACATGAGGCCGTACATCCGATCCGTCATGCAAGAACTTCTACATATCGTCAGAGAGACCGAAAATGACGACCTAACCAATGTCATTCAGAAGATGATCTGCGAGTATAGCCAGGAGGTGGCACCCATTGCAGTcgacatgaccaggcacctg GCAGAAATCTTTGTAAAAGTGCTGCAGAGTGAGGAATATGAAGAAGTAGAAGACAAGACTGTGATGGCGTTGGGAATCCTGCACACCATTGACATTGTCTTGACAGTTGTAGAAGATCACAAAGAA gtGAAGGAGCAACTGGAAGGAATATGTCTGCAGATTGTGGGCCTTGTGCTCCAGAAACATATTATAG AATTCTACGAGGAGATTCTGTCCCTGGCTTACAGCCTCACCAACCAGACCATTTCACCACAAATGTGGCAGCTCCTTGGGATCTTGTTTGAAGTCTTTCAGAGGGACTGCTATGAGTATTTTACAG ATATGATGCCGCTACTGCACAACTACATTACTGTAGATACAGAGACCCTGCTGTCAAACCCCAAGCACCTGGAGATTATTTACACTATGTGTAAGAAG GTGCTGATGGGAGATGCTGGTGAAGATGCCGAGTGTCATGCAGCCAAGCTTCTGGAGGTCATCATTCTGCAGTGTAAAGGAAGAGGGATCGACCAG TGTATCCCGCTCTTCGTAGAAGCTGTGCTGGAACGCTTAACGCGAGGTGTTAAATCCAGCGAGCTGCGCACTATGTGTCTTCAGGTGGTCATCGCTTCTCTGTACTATAATCCACCACTTCTCTTGAATACTCTGGAACAGATCCGATTCCCCCACAGCTCAGAACCCATCACAGCGCAGTTCGTCAATCAGTGGGTCAACGACACTGACTGCTTCCTGGG GCTTCATGACCGAAAGATTTGTATAATCGGCCTCAGCATCCTCATGGAGCTTCCTAGCAGACCCCCTTCAGTAAATGCTGTTGCCTCAGTCATTGTGCCTTCCATTCTCCTCCTGTTCCTTGGACTGAGGCAAGTGTGCTCGCATCGGGACCATCCAGATAGGCGGTCTTCGTCTCGTGCCACCAAAACTGAAACTGAGGAAAACG AGGAGATCCCAAGTGATGAGGAGGAATCCAGCAGCCAGGCAATGCAGGAGAATGCTgggaaagaggaagaggaggatgaagatgaggACTGGGATGATGAAGCCTTAGAAGAGACGGCACTGGAAGCGTTCAGCACACCCCTAGATTGTCAGGAGGCCCTGGATGAGTATCAGCTCTTTACAGACGCATTGCTGA GTGTGCAGAGCAGAGACCCTGTTTGGTATCACTCTCTGACAGCGACGCTCAGCAACGACCAGAAGAAACAGCTGCAGGAGATATACACGTTGTCGGAGCAGAGGAAGGCTGGTGAGTAA
- the IPO8 gene encoding importin-8 isoform X1 has translation MDPNRIIQALRGTIDPKMRLAAETELNQSYKIISFAPTLLQIIVSDEVEFPVRQAAAIYLKNMVTQYWPDREPMVGEIVFPFNIHENDRHQIRENIVEGIIRSPDLVRAQLTLCLRVIIKHDFPGRWTGVVEKIGFYLQSSNSGSWLGSLLCLYQLVKTYEYKKADERTPLIAAMQMFLPRLQQQIVHLLPDPTHYSVLIQKQILKIFYALIQYSLPLQLVNNQMMTQWMGIFSSIADRDVPPETMQVDEDDRPELVWWKCKKWALHIITRLFERYGSPGSVTKEYIEFSEFFLKTYAVGVLQVLLKVLELHRQKQYVAPRVLQQTLNYLNLGVSHAVTWKMLKPSMQSISEEVIFPLMCYKDEDEDLWQDDPYEYIRMKFDVFEDYISPATAAQNFLFTASKKRKEVLPKMMNFCYQILTISSVDPRKIDGALHVLGSLADILLKKSVYKDQMEMFIQNHVFPLFLSELGYIRARCCWVLHSFCTLKFHNELNLRNAVELAKKSLLEDKELPVKVEAAIAMQTLISNQGAAKEYMRPYIRSVMQELLHIVRETENDDLTNVIQKMICEYSQEVAPIAVDMTRHLAEIFVKVLQSEEYEEVEDKTVMALGILHTIDIVLTVVEDHKEVKEQLEGICLQIVGLVLQKHIIEFYEEILSLAYSLTNQTISPQMWQLLGILFEVFQRDCYEYFTDMMPLLHNYITVDTETLLSNPKHLEIIYTMCKKVLMGDAGEDAECHAAKLLEVIILQCKGRGIDQCIPLFVEAVLERLTRGVKSSELRTMCLQVVIASLYYNPPLLLNTLEQIRFPHSSEPITAQFVNQWVNDTDCFLGLHDRKICIIGLSILMELPSRPPSVNAVASVIVPSILLLFLGLRQVCSHRDHPDRRSSSRATKTETEENEEIPSDEEESSSQAMQENAGKEEEEDEDEDWDDEALEETALEAFSTPLDCQEALDEYQLFTDALLSVQSRDPVWYHSLTATLSNDQKKQLQEIYTLSEQRKAASQKLEQQLSAQTVCTSHLVGQ, from the exons CGGCAATCTACCTGAAGAACATGGTGACTCAGTACTGGCCAGACAGGGAACCCATGGTAGGTGAAATCGTATTCCCATTCAACATCCATGAAAATGATCGTCACCAGATCCGGGAAAACATAGTGGAGGGCATCATCCGCTCCCCTGACCTTGTGAG GGCTCAACTGACGCTCTGCTTACGTGTCATCATTAAGCATGACTTCCCTGGGCGCTGGACTGGAGTGGTTGAAAAGATCGGCTTCTATCTGCAGTCATCAAACTCAGGGAGctggctgggcagcttgctgtgtCTCTACCAGCTGGTGAAGACATACGA GTACAAGAAGGCTGATGAGCGGACGCCCCTCATTGCCGCCATGCAGATGTTCCTACCCCGTCTCCAGCAACAGATAGTTCATCTGCTTCCAGATCCCACTCACTACTCTGTACTGATTCAGAAGCAGATCCTAAAGATCTTCTATGCCCTCATTCAG TACTCTCTGCCGCTCCAGCTAGTGAACAATCAGATGATGACTCAATGGATGGGAATATTTAGCAGCATCGCTGATCGGGATGTACCACCG GAAACCATGCAGGTGGATGAAGATGATCGTCCAGAGCTGGTGTGGTGGAAGTGTAAGAAGTGGGCCCTCCATATCATCACGCGCCTTTTCGAGCG gtATGGCAGCCCTGGGAGCGTGACAAAAGAATATATTGAATTCTCTGAATTCTTTCTGAAGACTTACGCTGTTGGGGTTCTGCAG GTTCTTCTGAAAGTCTTAGAACTTCACAGACAGAAGCAGTATGTGGCCCCTCGAGTTCTACAGCAGACCCTAAACTACCTGAATCTAGGTGTCTCTCATGCTGTCACATGGAAGATGCTAAAGCCAAGCATGCAG AGCATTTCCGAGGAAGTTATTTTCCCTCTTATGTGCTATAAAGATGAAGATGAGGACTTGTGGCAGGATGACCCCTATGAGTACATCCGCATGAAGTTTG ATGTGTTTGAAGATTACATATCTCCTGCTACAGCAGCTCAGAATTTTCTCTTTACGGCCTCCAAGAAGAGGAAAGAG GTCCTCCCAAAGATGATGAACTTCTGCTACCAGATCCTCACCATATCCTCTGTAGACCCTCGTAAAATAGATGGGGCTTTACATGTTTTGGGGTCCTTAGCAGACATTTTATTGAAG AAATCTGTCTACAAGGATCAGATGGAAATGTTCATTCAGAATCATGTTTTTCCCCTGTTTTTGTCAGAGCTGGGCTATATCCGAGCACGG TGTTGTTGGGTGCTTCACTCATTCTGTACACTAAAATTTCACAACGAGCTGAACCTCAGAAATGCTGTAGAGCTGGCCAAGAAAAGCCTGCTAGAGGATAAGGAGCTGCCGGTGAAAGTCGAGGCCGCCATCGCCATGCAGACATTAATAAGCAACCAAGGTGCAG CTAAAGAGTACATGAGGCCGTACATCCGATCCGTCATGCAAGAACTTCTACATATCGTCAGAGAGACCGAAAATGACGACCTAACCAATGTCATTCAGAAGATGATCTGCGAGTATAGCCAGGAGGTGGCACCCATTGCAGTcgacatgaccaggcacctg GCAGAAATCTTTGTAAAAGTGCTGCAGAGTGAGGAATATGAAGAAGTAGAAGACAAGACTGTGATGGCGTTGGGAATCCTGCACACCATTGACATTGTCTTGACAGTTGTAGAAGATCACAAAGAA gtGAAGGAGCAACTGGAAGGAATATGTCTGCAGATTGTGGGCCTTGTGCTCCAGAAACATATTATAG AATTCTACGAGGAGATTCTGTCCCTGGCTTACAGCCTCACCAACCAGACCATTTCACCACAAATGTGGCAGCTCCTTGGGATCTTGTTTGAAGTCTTTCAGAGGGACTGCTATGAGTATTTTACAG ATATGATGCCGCTACTGCACAACTACATTACTGTAGATACAGAGACCCTGCTGTCAAACCCCAAGCACCTGGAGATTATTTACACTATGTGTAAGAAG GTGCTGATGGGAGATGCTGGTGAAGATGCCGAGTGTCATGCAGCCAAGCTTCTGGAGGTCATCATTCTGCAGTGTAAAGGAAGAGGGATCGACCAG TGTATCCCGCTCTTCGTAGAAGCTGTGCTGGAACGCTTAACGCGAGGTGTTAAATCCAGCGAGCTGCGCACTATGTGTCTTCAGGTGGTCATCGCTTCTCTGTACTATAATCCACCACTTCTCTTGAATACTCTGGAACAGATCCGATTCCCCCACAGCTCAGAACCCATCACAGCGCAGTTCGTCAATCAGTGGGTCAACGACACTGACTGCTTCCTGGG GCTTCATGACCGAAAGATTTGTATAATCGGCCTCAGCATCCTCATGGAGCTTCCTAGCAGACCCCCTTCAGTAAATGCTGTTGCCTCAGTCATTGTGCCTTCCATTCTCCTCCTGTTCCTTGGACTGAGGCAAGTGTGCTCGCATCGGGACCATCCAGATAGGCGGTCTTCGTCTCGTGCCACCAAAACTGAAACTGAGGAAAACG AGGAGATCCCAAGTGATGAGGAGGAATCCAGCAGCCAGGCAATGCAGGAGAATGCTgggaaagaggaagaggaggatgaagatgaggACTGGGATGATGAAGCCTTAGAAGAGACGGCACTGGAAGCGTTCAGCACACCCCTAGATTGTCAGGAGGCCCTGGATGAGTATCAGCTCTTTACAGACGCATTGCTGA GTGTGCAGAGCAGAGACCCTGTTTGGTATCACTCTCTGACAGCGACGCTCAGCAACGACCAGAAGAAACAGCTGCAGGAGATATACACGTTGTCGGAGCAGAGGAAGGCTG CGTCACAGAAGCTTGAACAGCAGCTGTCAGCGCAAACCGTCTGCACTTCCCATCTTGTAGGCCAGTGA